A section of the Candidatus Nomurabacteria bacterium genome encodes:
- the rseP gene encoding RIP metalloprotease RseP, with protein sequence MSILLLIVVLGILILSHEFGHFIVAKKSGVRVDEFGFGFPPRLFSFTKGETTYSLNLLPFGGFVKIFGENPDEESLTGRDSSRSLTGKSRSVQAAVLVAGVVCNLLLAWIFLSVGFMIGMPVSTQSGFASEGEARLIITSINPGSPAELAGLKPGDQILSLADERGIMAEDPNPEIVSTFIAAHPTEDILLSAQRGEATLEFKLRPADGLVQDRAAIGIVMDEVTIARSSFFVAFIHGAEMTARLTIATVFGLWQLIAKSFTGESVLANITGPVGLVGLVSDAALLGFVYLLSFTAFISINLAVLNLVPFPALDGGRLLFLLIEKIKGSPIRPQVANFLNLVGFGLLLLLMLVVTYGDIRRLLF encoded by the coding sequence ATGTCGATTCTACTTCTAATTGTTGTTCTGGGTATCTTAATACTCTCGCATGAGTTTGGACATTTTATTGTTGCGAAGAAGTCGGGGGTGCGGGTAGATGAATTTGGTTTTGGGTTTCCACCGCGACTCTTTAGTTTTACAAAAGGTGAGACAACATATTCGCTCAATCTCTTGCCTTTTGGGGGTTTTGTAAAAATTTTTGGCGAGAATCCTGATGAGGAATCTCTCACTGGCCGTGATAGTTCTCGGAGTCTTACAGGCAAGTCGCGCTCGGTACAAGCCGCAGTATTGGTCGCAGGCGTGGTTTGCAATCTTCTACTGGCGTGGATTTTTCTCTCGGTCGGGTTCATGATTGGTATGCCGGTTTCAACTCAAAGTGGTTTTGCGTCTGAGGGCGAGGCTCGTTTAATTATCACGAGCATCAATCCCGGATCACCAGCTGAACTTGCAGGCTTGAAACCGGGAGATCAGATTTTGTCACTTGCCGACGAGCGGGGCATTATGGCTGAGGACCCCAATCCGGAAATTGTTTCCACTTTTATCGCCGCTCATCCGACAGAGGATATTTTATTATCAGCCCAACGCGGTGAGGCGACACTGGAGTTTAAGTTGAGACCGGCTGATGGTTTGGTTCAGGATCGCGCCGCGATTGGCATCGTGATGGATGAGGTAACGATTGCCAGATCATCTTTTTTTGTGGCGTTTATTCATGGTGCCGAGATGACCGCCAGATTGACCATCGCCACAGTTTTTGGTTTATGGCAATTAATTGCCAAGTCTTTTACAGGGGAGAGCGTGCTGGCAAACATTACTGGCCCAGTTGGATTGGTTGGTTTGGTTTCTGATGCGGCCTTACTCGGTTTTGTCTACCTGCTTTCTTTTACCGCATTTATTTCAATTAATCTCGCCGTCCTCAATCTGGTGCCTTTTCCGGCGCTTGATGGGGGGAGGCTTCTGTTTCTCTTGATTGAAAAAATAAAGGGTTCACCAATCAGACCCCAAGTGGCAAACTTTCTTAATCTGGTTGGTTTCGGGCTGCTCCTGCTTCTTATGCTGGTGGTTACTTATGGTGATATTCGCCGCTTGCTTTTCTAG
- a CDS encoding rod shape-determining protein: MSFFVKKLGIDLGTANTLVFIPGQGIVLNEPSVVAVSELDNKVMAVGLEAKEMIGKTPDNITAYRPMKDGVIADYRVTEVMLRYYINKAIGRFNLFKPEVMISVPAGVTSTERRAVIEAAMKAGARSAYVVKEPILAAIGAGIPIYEPRGHMVCDIGGGTTDVAVISLGGIVASTSVKYAGNKIDQAIADYIKKTFNLAIGDKTAEEVKIKIGSAVPVENEEVYVIKGRDFLTGLPRSAEIKTNEIVKAIDAELREMVRAIKNVFQETPPELASDIIDHGVIMTGGSSQLANLAELVYRRTGVKARVANEPLYCVVNGTGVALEHLDVYKKSIISKN, translated from the coding sequence ATGAGTTTCTTCGTTAAGAAATTAGGGATTGATTTGGGCACGGCCAACACGCTCGTCTTTATCCCCGGGCAGGGGATTGTCTTGAATGAACCGTCAGTCGTCGCCGTTTCAGAATTAGACAATAAGGTAATGGCCGTTGGTCTGGAAGCTAAGGAGATGATTGGCAAAACGCCGGACAACATTACTGCTTATCGACCGATGAAGGATGGAGTCATTGCCGATTATCGGGTGACTGAGGTGATGTTGCGTTATTACATCAATAAGGCGATTGGTCGGTTTAACCTCTTCAAGCCGGAAGTGATGATTTCTGTCCCTGCGGGCGTAACCTCGACAGAGAGACGGGCGGTGATTGAGGCCGCGATGAAAGCGGGGGCGAGAAGTGCTTATGTGGTTAAGGAACCGATTCTGGCGGCGATTGGTGCGGGCATACCAATTTATGAACCGCGTGGGCATATGGTCTGTGATATTGGTGGCGGAACGACGGATGTGGCGGTAATTAGTCTGGGTGGCATTGTGGCTTCAACTTCGGTCAAATATGCTGGTAATAAAATTGATCAGGCTATCGCAGATTATATTAAGAAGACCTTTAATCTCGCGATTGGTGATAAAACTGCCGAGGAGGTGAAAATAAAGATTGGTTCGGCCGTGCCGGTAGAAAATGAGGAGGTTTATGTTATCAAGGGACGAGATTTCCTGACCGGTTTACCGCGTTCGGCAGAAATAAAAACAAATGAGATTGTTAAGGCGATTGATGCTGAGTTGCGGGAGATGGTGCGGGCGATTAAAAATGTGTTCCAAGAAACTCCACCGGAACTCGCGAGCGACATCATTGATCACGGGGTTATTATGACCGGTGGTTCGTCGCAACTAGCCAATCTGGCCGAGTTGGTCTATCGAAGGACGGGCGTGAAGGCGCGTGTGGCAAATGAGCCGCTTTATTGCGTGGTTAACGGGACGGGCGTTGCGCTGGAGCATCTCGATGTCTATAAAAAAAGCATCATTTCCAAAAACTAA
- the def gene encoding peptide deformylase, translating to MAEIIQRDNPLLRQVAKQVAEKEFGTIELKKILEEMVETLTAEPDGIALAAPQIGISKRIFIVKMPEEKNLVFINPIITKLSKKKEPLEEGCLSVRWLYGQVDRAEKASVEAYDQNGQKFTRHGTGLMAQIFQHEIDHLNGELFIDKAQNLEEFRPENRPND from the coding sequence ATGGCTGAAATTATACAGAGAGACAATCCCCTGCTTAGACAAGTGGCAAAGCAGGTGGCGGAAAAGGAATTCGGTACGATAGAACTAAAAAAAATCCTAGAAGAAATGGTAGAAACTCTAACGGCCGAACCGGACGGAATTGCTCTCGCCGCTCCACAAATCGGGATTTCTAAGCGAATCTTCATTGTAAAAATGCCAGAAGAAAAAAATCTTGTCTTCATCAATCCGATCATCACAAAACTTTCAAAGAAAAAGGAACCCTTAGAGGAAGGTTGCCTCTCCGTTCGCTGGCTCTACGGGCAAGTCGACCGCGCAGAAAAAGCAAGCGTGGAAGCCTACGACCAAAATGGTCAGAAATTTACCAGACACGGTACGGGGTTAATGGCACAAATATTTCAACACGAAATTGACCACCTAAACGGCGAACTTTTCATCGACAAAGCTCAAAATTTAGAAGAATTCAGACCAGAAAATCGCCCTAATGATTAA
- the frr gene encoding ribosome recycling factor: MSYNFNQFKTKTKEIGEWLSREFASIRTGRATPALLDSVQVESYGARVPLKQVSAIAVEDVRSLRISVWDKTQLKAVESAIMSANLGLSVAGASDGSGLRVTFPELTADKRALLAKLAHDRTEEAKVSLRKEREKVWNDIQEKEEAKELSEDEKFRLKDELQKIVAEENEKLEKLKAKKDAEIMN; the protein is encoded by the coding sequence ATGTCCTACAACTTCAATCAATTTAAGACGAAGACGAAGGAGATTGGCGAGTGGCTTAGTCGCGAGTTTGCCAGCATTCGAACGGGCCGGGCCACGCCCGCTCTGCTTGATAGTGTGCAGGTTGAGAGCTATGGCGCACGGGTGCCACTCAAACAGGTGAGTGCAATTGCCGTGGAAGATGTTCGAAGTCTACGAATTAGTGTGTGGGATAAAACTCAACTGAAGGCGGTGGAGAGTGCGATTATGTCCGCGAATCTCGGTCTATCAGTAGCTGGCGCCAGCGACGGCTCGGGCCTGCGAGTTACCTTTCCAGAACTTACAGCCGATAAACGAGCCCTGCTGGCCAAACTGGCTCATGACCGAACGGAGGAGGCCAAGGTTTCCCTAAGGAAGGAACGGGAGAAAGTTTGGAACGATATTCAAGAAAAAGAAGAGGCAAAAGAGTTAAGCGAGGATGAGAAGTTTCGGTTGAAAGACGAATTGCAAAAAATTGTGGCTGAAGAAAATGAGAAGTTGGAAAAACTAAAGGCGAAGAAGGATGCGGAAATTATGAATTAA